aaaaaaaaaaattctaaatgacaaaaaaattatatttcttcgttataatattatatatatcaataaaaaataagcaTCTTATAGATTATTATTTACTTTGCTATTGTACaatgaattttttcatttatatattttgtataatatttaataaaattgtgattttttaaatatcttttttcttttattatttataatttattactattttatttctatttttttaatatttgctGTTTATTactttaacttttttttttttcctttttttctatgatttcttaatatttttactattatttaaaaaaaacaatataaatatacatatataacaCAATTATTTGGTAGTTCAACAAGAAATAATACTTAAAAACagtaaaaaaaacaattctAATTGTAGTAAAATTCCATAAAGTAGAAAATTACGAAAATGTCTGTACCTACCTTAGCTAATAAACCCGAAAATATTGATTTACTTGTATTAGGACCAGgagaaaaaaagtatatttaaaaaataaaaaaagaaacaaaaacaaaaataaataacaagcaaatataatataattaaaaaagagaaaaataaaagatattaacTATATAAGAAGCATATCAATAAAGAacatttcttatttaaaacatataCATAATTTGTTATGTATATAATTTCACTTCCTTAAAGACCCAAATAAAACTTTctttgttatattttaaatggaatatacataaaaagaaaaattataagattATTTAGTAGAGAGTCATAAtcctttattatttaaatttttttattatataatttttttaaattttataataataaaaatatatatatatatatatatatatatatatatatatatcttttaaaaaattttctttttttatatctaaaatttttatagagTTAAATGTATAATTTCTGAGAGGGGTGATTGtaacatatttataataaaattagaagATCACACATTAGGAAATTTAATAAAgcagtaaaattaaaatatttaaatttatattaaaaaataaatgaaaattgaGTGTCCATtgcattaaaaaattatttaactattttttttttttttttttacaagaCAACTTTGCCAAGATCCCAAGGTTACTTTTGCAGCTTATAGGCAGCCACATCCTCTTGAAAATTCTATTGAAATAACAATAAAACCGAAAGGATTTGCAGGAGTTAAACTTCTTtctgataatataaataatttattgtcTCAAGTttctaatttaaaagaatctTTTATagtaaataagaaaaaaaaaaaataaatagaaacAGAAACTtacatatatacatttatcatataatttttttttttattctttcaGAAAAGCGtccaaaaatataaagaaaagaaCTCATATTACGAAGAATACTaaagatttttatttttatatttcattattttctcttCTACTTTTTAagcatttaaaatattttttaatactatcacttttttttcttctctttaaaattctatttttcattatatatatatatatatataatttcattaatatatatatttttttgttctacataaatattttgttaGAATTTCTTTATTgcaatttatttgtttttaattacttCTGAATTATATAATGGAagtttagaaaaaaaatattctattatttatatttaaagatgtatatataaatgtatatatatatatatatatatatatatatatatatatatatatatatatttttttttttttgttgtattaaaaattctttttttttcttgtgtTATTTTCAATTCTTCCATTTAAATCGAAAAAAGAGAGGTATTGTTTTTTAAAGCATtacaaatttatatatatatattattttattgcaTTTgagttattatttttctagcatatttttttttttttttatatatatatatatttgttaaataatttttttttatctattattttgattaaaacaaaaaaattttttaattttttttaaaaaaatttatttttaaataatattaattaaaaaaaaaatcaagatACATGTataatgtttttaaatattattgtatcaaataaaagcaaaaacttttattaaaaacaagttgaaaaatgagaaattgttgtaaaaaattaaaaaatgttttatcaaaaataattaataaatgctAATGTACACacatatatctttatt
The sequence above is drawn from the Plasmodium relictum strain SGS1 genome assembly, chromosome: 14 genome and encodes:
- a CDS encoding DNA-directed RNA polymerase 2, putative — its product is MSVPTLANKPENIDLLVLGPGEKKVKCIISERGDCNIFIIKLEDHTLGNLIKQQLCQDPKVTFAAYRQPHPLENSIEITIKPKGFAGVKLLSDNINNLLSQVSNLKESFIKSVQKYKEKNSYYEEY